From the Pseudomonadota bacterium genome, one window contains:
- a CDS encoding ABC transporter ATP-binding protein, protein MAGGTLLKVRGLDVTFNSSAGVTHAVKGASFDIQRGKTLALVGESGSGKSVTALSILQLLPYPVASHPNGSILFDGEEMLGASDRHLRSVRGNRISMIFQEPVTSLNPLHSIGRQVAEVIMLHRALPKAHAYRRAEELFELVALGETAKRLNAYPHEFSGGQRQRVMIAMALACEPDLLIADEPTTALDVTVQAEILRLLDDLQTRLGMAMLMITHDLNIVRHMADDVCVMNSGEIVEAGATTQIFESPQHPYTQHLLAAEPKGDPLEIDTAAAEVLACDDLKVHFPIKSGVFRSTRGYVKAVDGVSISVREGQTVGVVGESGSGKTTLGMALLRLERSEGSIRFQGADIQGRNFKQMLPLRQSMQVVFQDPYGSLSPRLSIGQIVEEGLKVHAREKGRAERRVLIGQVLEEVGLDPESQDRYPHEFSGGQRQRVSIARALVLKPRLIVLDEPTSALDMSVQAQIIDLLRDLQRRHGLAYLFISHDLKVIRAISHEVVVLRGGKVMEQGPAKQIFDAPRHEYTRTLMAAAFELRTGAAH, encoded by the coding sequence ATGGCGGGCGGGACTCTCCTTAAGGTGCGCGGCCTCGACGTCACGTTTAACTCAAGCGCCGGCGTGACTCATGCGGTCAAGGGCGCGTCCTTCGATATTCAGCGCGGCAAAACCCTGGCGCTGGTCGGCGAAAGCGGCTCGGGCAAATCGGTCACCGCGCTCTCTATTCTCCAACTGTTGCCCTATCCGGTGGCGTCGCATCCGAACGGCTCGATCCTGTTCGATGGTGAGGAAATGCTCGGCGCCTCCGATCGCCATTTGCGCAGCGTTCGCGGCAACCGCATCTCGATGATCTTTCAAGAGCCCGTCACCTCGCTCAATCCGCTCCATTCAATTGGCCGGCAGGTCGCCGAAGTGATCATGCTGCACCGCGCCCTGCCCAAGGCCCACGCCTATCGCCGCGCTGAGGAGCTGTTCGAATTGGTCGCGCTGGGCGAGACCGCCAAGCGGCTCAATGCCTATCCGCATGAATTTTCCGGCGGCCAGCGCCAGCGTGTGATGATCGCCATGGCGCTTGCCTGTGAGCCTGATCTGCTGATTGCTGATGAGCCGACCACGGCGCTCGACGTCACCGTGCAGGCTGAAATATTGCGGCTGCTCGACGATCTGCAAACCCGCCTCGGCATGGCGATGCTGATGATCACTCATGATTTGAACATCGTGCGCCATATGGCCGATGACGTCTGCGTCATGAATTCCGGTGAGATCGTTGAAGCCGGCGCGACCACGCAAATCTTTGAATCGCCGCAGCATCCCTATACCCAACATTTGCTCGCCGCCGAGCCCAAGGGCGATCCGTTGGAAATCGACACGGCGGCGGCTGAGGTTTTGGCCTGCGATGATCTAAAAGTGCATTTTCCGATCAAGTCCGGGGTGTTCCGTAGCACGCGCGGCTATGTCAAAGCGGTGGATGGGGTGAGCATCTCGGTGCGTGAAGGCCAGACCGTGGGTGTCGTCGGCGAAAGTGGCTCAGGCAAGACGACGCTCGGCATGGCGCTTCTCCGGCTTGAGCGCAGCGAGGGGTCGATCCGCTTTCAGGGTGCCGACATTCAAGGCCGGAACTTCAAACAGATGCTGCCGCTCCGCCAGAGCATGCAGGTGGTTTTTCAGGACCCGTACGGTTCGCTCAGCCCGCGGCTTTCGATCGGTCAGATCGTTGAAGAAGGGTTAAAAGTGCATGCACGGGAAAAAGGCCGCGCCGAACGGCGGGTTCTGATTGGCCAGGTGCTCGAAGAAGTCGGCCTCGATCCCGAGAGCCAAGATCGCTATCCGCATGAGTTTTCCGGCGGCCAACGCCAGCGCGTGTCGATCGCCCGGGCGCTGGTTCTCAAACCCCGCCTGATCGTGCTCGACGAGCCGACCTCGGCGCTCGATATGTCGGTGCAGGCGCAGATCATCGATCTGCTGCGCGATCTCCAGCGCCGGCACGGCCTGGCCTATCTATTCATCAGCCATGATCTCAAAGTGATCCGCGCCATCAGCCATGAAGTGGTGGTGCTGCGCGGCGGCAAGGTGATGGAGCAGGGCCCGGCGAAACAGATCTTCGATGCGCCGCGCCACGAATACACCCGCACCCTGATGGCCGCCGCCTTCGAACTTCGCACCGGTGCCGCGCATTAA
- a CDS encoding pyrimidine 5'-nucleotidase — protein sequence MNNSARPIRADLSHVDTWIFDLDNTLYPSTSRLFDQIDVRIGEFIAQRFNVDSQEARRIQKSYFREHGTTLNGLMTEHDMAPEEFLDYVHDIDFSPLEQNADLESALAALPGRKLIFTNADVPYSRKVLACLGVAHHFEHVYDIAAANYVPKPFLPAYDTLIERHEIKPASAIFFEDIARNLVPAAALGMTTVWVRGDDNWVLPGNEDAKPDYETTDLVAWLEAALGAS from the coding sequence ATGAACAATTCCGCCCGCCCGATCCGCGCCGATTTGTCCCATGTCGATACTTGGATATTCGATCTGGACAATACGCTCTATCCGTCCACCAGCAGGCTGTTCGACCAGATTGATGTGCGCATTGGGGAGTTCATCGCGCAGCGCTTCAATGTCGATAGCCAAGAAGCGCGCAGAATTCAGAAATCCTATTTTCGCGAGCATGGCACCACGTTGAACGGGTTGATGACCGAACATGATATGGCGCCCGAGGAATTCCTCGATTATGTGCATGATATCGATTTTTCGCCGCTCGAGCAGAACGCCGACCTGGAATCTGCACTCGCTGCGTTGCCGGGGCGCAAACTGATCTTTACCAACGCCGATGTGCCTTATTCTCGGAAAGTATTAGCCTGCCTCGGTGTGGCCCATCATTTCGAGCATGTGTACGATATCGCCGCCGCGAATTACGTGCCCAAACCGTTTCTACCGGCCTATGACACCCTGATCGAACGCCATGAGATCAAACCGGCGTCGGCGATATTTTTTGAGGATATTGCGCGCAACCTCGTGCCGGCGGCGGCCCTCGGCATGACGACCGTTTGGGTGCGCGGTGACGACAATTGGGTGTTACCAGGCAACGAGGACGCCAAACCGGACTATGAAACCACAGACTTGGTGGCGTGGCTGGAAGCGGCCCTGGGCGCGTCGTGA
- a CDS encoding ABC transporter permease: protein MSRRRLRNFKANRRGYISLWIFLALFIVTAPAEFIANDSPLIVKFDGAYYFPVVASYPETEFGGEFETEADYRDPFVRDLIAEKGWMLWPAVPYDHQTINYDLPTPAPSPPSSANPLGTDDQGRDVLARVIYGFRISVLFGLILTVASSIVGIASGAVQGYFGGWLDLIFQRFIEIWSGLPTLFILIIVASIIVPSFWSLLAVLFIFSWMSLVGVVRAEFLRVRNFEYIRAARALGVNDRTIMWRHALPNAMVSALTFLPFILTGSITTLTALDFLGYGLPPGSASLGELLQQGKANLHAPWLGFSGFVVIALMLSLLIFVFEAVRDAFDPRKLVA, encoded by the coding sequence ATGTCGCGGCGACGGCTGCGCAATTTCAAGGCCAACCGGCGGGGCTATATCTCGCTGTGGATTTTTCTCGCATTATTCATCGTGACTGCGCCAGCCGAGTTTATTGCCAACGACAGCCCGCTGATCGTCAAGTTTGACGGCGCGTATTATTTCCCAGTCGTTGCCAGCTATCCCGAAACCGAGTTTGGCGGTGAATTCGAAACTGAAGCCGATTACCGCGACCCCTTCGTGCGCGATCTGATCGCGGAGAAAGGCTGGATGCTGTGGCCGGCGGTGCCGTATGACCATCAAACGATCAATTACGACCTGCCGACGCCGGCACCCTCGCCGCCGTCTTCGGCCAATCCGCTCGGCACCGATGATCAAGGGCGCGATGTCCTGGCGCGGGTGATTTACGGCTTTCGCATATCGGTTCTGTTCGGCCTGATCCTCACCGTGGCGAGTTCCATCGTCGGCATCGCCTCTGGCGCTGTGCAGGGATATTTCGGCGGGTGGCTGGATCTAATATTTCAGCGCTTCATCGAGATTTGGTCCGGCTTGCCGACTCTGTTCATCCTGATCATCGTCGCCAGCATCATTGTGCCGAGTTTTTGGAGTCTGTTGGCGGTGCTGTTCATCTTTAGCTGGATGAGTCTGGTGGGAGTCGTGCGCGCGGAATTCCTGCGTGTGCGCAATTTTGAATATATCCGCGCGGCGCGTGCCCTCGGCGTCAACGACCGCACCATTATGTGGCGCCATGCGTTGCCCAATGCCATGGTCTCGGCGCTGACCTTCCTGCCGTTCATCCTGACGGGTTCGATCACCACCCTGACGGCGCTCGATTTTCTTGGCTATGGCTTGCCGCCGGGCTCGGCCTCGCTCGGTGAGCTATTGCAGCAAGGCAAGGCCAACCTGCATGCGCCGTGGCTCGGCTTCTCCGGCTTCGTCGTTATCGCGCTCATGCTGAGCCTGTTGATATTTGTCTTCGAAGCGGTGCGCGATGCGTTCGATCCGCGCAAGCTGGTGGCGTGA
- the dapD gene encoding 2,3,4,5-tetrahydropyridine-2,6-dicarboxylate N-succinyltransferase, translating to MKDLIEQAWEARDSLSPATGGEQREAVEAALKALDSGMLRVCEKNDGVWTVNQWLKKAVLLSFRLNDMMAIAGGPGQETPWFDKVPSKFAGWSEEHFRAAGFRAVPGAIVRSSAYIAPGVVLMPSFVNLGAYVGEGTMVDTWATIGSCAQIGKNCHISGGAGIGGVLEPLQANPVIIEDDCFVGARSEVAEGVILEQGSVLSMGVYLGASTRIIDRHSGEVYYGRVPAYSVVVPGSMAGQALADGSAGPSLYCAVIVKRVDAQTRSKTSINELLRS from the coding sequence ATGAAGGACCTCATCGAACAGGCTTGGGAAGCGCGCGACTCGCTGTCGCCAGCGACCGGCGGCGAGCAACGCGAGGCGGTGGAAGCTGCTCTAAAAGCGCTGGATTCCGGCATGCTTCGGGTGTGTGAAAAGAACGACGGCGTGTGGACGGTCAACCAATGGCTCAAGAAAGCGGTGCTGTTGTCCTTTCGCCTCAACGACATGATGGCCATCGCCGGCGGGCCGGGCCAGGAAACCCCGTGGTTCGACAAAGTGCCGTCGAAATTTGCCGGTTGGAGCGAAGAACATTTTCGCGCGGCCGGTTTCCGCGCCGTGCCCGGGGCGATCGTGCGCAGTTCCGCTTACATTGCGCCGGGCGTGGTTCTGATGCCGAGTTTTGTCAATCTCGGCGCTTATGTCGGCGAGGGCACGATGGTCGATACCTGGGCGACGATCGGCAGTTGCGCCCAGATCGGCAAAAATTGCCATATTTCGGGCGGCGCCGGCATCGGCGGCGTGTTGGAGCCGTTGCAGGCCAATCCGGTGATTATCGAGGATGATTGTTTTGTCGGTGCGCGTAGCGAAGTCGCCGAAGGCGTCATCCTCGAGCAGGGCTCGGTGCTCAGCATGGGGGTTTATCTCGGCGCTTCAACGCGCATCATCGACCGTCATAGTGGCGAGGTTTATTACGGCCGCGTGCCAGCCTATTCGGTGGTGGTTCCGGGCAGCATGGCGGGACAGGCGCTCGCCGACGGCTCGGCCGGGCCGAGCCTCTATTGCGCCGTGATCGTCAAACGGGTCGACGCACAGACCCGCAGCAAGACGTCGATCAACGAATTATTGCGCAGCTGA
- a CDS encoding extracellular solute-binding protein, with translation MRPARFLPLIFLFCAVFAAAGAGLGLASAQAASESAAAEDGYSGHGVAMHGSPKYGPDFTHFDYVNPDAPKGGDVHLSQTGTFDNLNPFILKGVSAGFLGLTFETLMTSSSDEAFSEYGLIAGRVEFPADRSSVTFTLRKEAHWHDGTPITVDDVIYSFETLTEKGSPFYRVYYADIVSVEDLGERRVKFTFSAGENRELPLIVGQLPILPKNYFDSHDFEKTTLEPILGSGPYRVDLVEAGRAISYRRVDDYWGAHLPVNRGRNNFDTLRIDYYRDDTVALEAFKAHEFDWRIESTAKVWAKSYDGPAVENGLIKKVEIAHEQPTGLSAFVFNTRRALFADQRVREALGFAFDYEWANKNLFFGTYTRTRSYFSNSELASVGLPSEAEYALLEPYRERVPDEVFRGEFVPPVSDGSGKIRGNLRAANKLLRAAGWAITDGKLVHSESGAPFEFEFLLQSGGAFERIVQAFARNLELLGITVNLRLVDPAQYQNRIQEFDFDMMWGGFGQSLSPGNEQRDFWGSAAANVPGSRNLIGINDPVVDELIEAVIAAPDREGLIAASRALDRVLLWSHYVVPLWHLRSYRLAYWDIFGRPEVTARYDHGFPSTWWIDAARLQAIERGEQSLDQ, from the coding sequence ATGCGGCCTGCGCGATTTCTTCCTCTAATTTTTCTGTTCTGCGCGGTCTTCGCCGCAGCCGGGGCAGGTCTCGGCCTGGCGTCGGCACAGGCGGCATCGGAATCGGCAGCGGCGGAAGACGGCTATTCCGGCCATGGCGTGGCCATGCATGGCAGCCCTAAATACGGGCCTGATTTCACCCATTTCGATTACGTGAATCCCGATGCGCCCAAAGGTGGCGACGTACACCTGTCGCAGACCGGCACGTTCGATAACCTCAATCCGTTTATTCTAAAAGGCGTGTCCGCCGGTTTCCTTGGATTGACGTTTGAAACCCTGATGACGTCTTCGAGCGACGAGGCGTTCTCCGAATATGGCCTAATTGCCGGCCGCGTGGAGTTCCCCGCAGATCGCTCATCGGTGACTTTTACCTTGCGCAAGGAAGCGCATTGGCATGACGGCACGCCGATCACCGTCGACGATGTGATCTATTCATTCGAGACGTTGACCGAGAAAGGCAGCCCGTTCTACCGGGTCTATTACGCCGACATCGTCAGCGTCGAGGATTTGGGCGAGAGACGCGTGAAGTTCACTTTTTCCGCCGGTGAAAACCGCGAGCTGCCGTTGATCGTCGGCCAGCTCCCGATTCTGCCAAAGAACTATTTCGACAGTCATGATTTCGAAAAAACTACGCTGGAGCCGATTCTCGGCAGTGGCCCCTACCGCGTCGATCTGGTGGAGGCGGGCCGCGCCATCTCTTACCGGCGCGTTGATGATTATTGGGGCGCCCACCTGCCGGTCAACCGTGGCCGAAATAATTTCGACACGCTGCGCATCGATTATTACCGCGACGATACAGTGGCGCTGGAGGCATTCAAAGCGCATGAATTCGATTGGCGCATAGAGAGCACGGCCAAAGTGTGGGCCAAGTCCTATGACGGGCCGGCTGTCGAGAACGGCCTGATCAAGAAAGTTGAGATAGCGCATGAGCAGCCGACCGGCCTCAGCGCGTTCGTGTTCAATACCCGCCGCGCACTCTTTGCCGATCAGCGCGTGCGCGAAGCATTGGGGTTTGCGTTCGATTATGAATGGGCCAACAAGAATCTTTTTTTCGGCACCTACACGCGGACCAGAAGTTATTTCTCAAACTCCGAGCTGGCCTCGGTAGGGTTGCCGAGCGAAGCGGAATATGCGCTGTTGGAGCCCTATCGCGAGCGCGTTCCGGATGAAGTGTTCCGCGGTGAATTCGTGCCGCCGGTAAGCGATGGCTCGGGCAAAATTCGCGGCAATTTACGCGCCGCCAATAAGCTGCTGCGCGCAGCCGGCTGGGCGATAACCGATGGCAAGCTGGTCCATAGCGAGAGCGGTGCGCCGTTTGAATTCGAGTTTCTGTTGCAAAGCGGCGGTGCGTTTGAACGCATTGTTCAGGCCTTTGCGCGCAATCTCGAATTGCTCGGCATTACCGTAAACCTTCGCCTGGTGGACCCGGCGCAATATCAAAATCGCATCCAGGAATTTGATTTTGACATGATGTGGGGCGGCTTCGGCCAGTCGCTCTCACCGGGCAACGAACAGCGCGATTTCTGGGGCAGTGCCGCCGCCAATGTGCCGGGCAGCCGCAATTTGATCGGCATCAACGACCCGGTGGTCGATGAGCTGATCGAGGCGGTCATCGCCGCACCGGATCGCGAAGGATTGATCGCGGCATCGCGGGCGCTCGACCGGGTCTTGCTGTGGAGCCATTATGTTGTGCCGTTGTGGCACCTGCGCTCTTATCGCCTGGCCTATTGGGACATCTTCGGCCGGCCCGAGGTAACGGCGCGTTACGATCATGGCTTTCCAAGCACGTGGTGGATCGATGCCGCGCGCCTGCAAGCCATTGAGCGCGGTGAGCAGAGCCTGGATCAATAG
- the dapE gene encoding succinyl-diaminopimelate desuccinylase: MPGLDQPLELARALIRCPSVTPDDAGALDVLQAALEELGFTCHRVIGDAPESAPIDNLYARLGTAAPNFCFAGHSDVVPVGDRAGWHGDPFAADVRDGKLYGRGASDMKGAIAAFVAAVACFLADPQDGWDGSISLLITGDEEGPAINGTRKVLEWMDARDERMDLCLVGEPTNPERLGDMIKIGRRGSLNARLSVLGTQGHAAYPHLADNPLPRMIAMLGRLTAARLDQGSGHFQPSNIEITSIDVGNAASNIIPAKAEAAFNIRFNDSHNSDSLIAWLREQFDAVGGDYSLDIHVTGEAFLTPPGELSALISGAVETATGRVPELSTTGGTSDARFIKDYCAVAEFGLIGRTMHQTDEHVEVAALDELTEIYEIILRRYFAKVGVI, translated from the coding sequence ATGCCGGGGCTTGATCAGCCACTGGAGTTGGCCCGCGCCCTGATCCGCTGCCCGTCGGTGACGCCGGACGACGCCGGGGCGCTGGATGTGTTGCAGGCGGCACTGGAAGAGCTTGGCTTTACCTGCCACCGCGTGATCGGCGATGCGCCAGAAAGCGCGCCGATCGATAATCTTTATGCCCGCCTCGGCACAGCGGCCCCCAATTTCTGCTTTGCCGGGCACAGCGACGTCGTGCCGGTCGGTGACAGAGCTGGCTGGCACGGAGACCCATTCGCCGCCGACGTGCGGGACGGGAAATTATACGGTCGCGGCGCCAGCGACATGAAAGGCGCGATTGCCGCCTTCGTTGCGGCCGTAGCTTGCTTTCTGGCTGACCCGCAAGACGGCTGGGACGGCTCGATCAGCTTGCTGATCACCGGTGATGAAGAAGGGCCGGCGATCAACGGGACGCGCAAGGTACTGGAGTGGATGGATGCGCGCGACGAGCGCATGGATCTCTGCCTGGTCGGCGAGCCGACCAACCCGGAGCGCCTCGGCGATATGATCAAGATCGGCCGGCGCGGCAGCCTGAATGCGCGGCTCTCCGTGTTGGGCACGCAAGGCCATGCGGCCTATCCGCATTTGGCTGACAATCCCCTTCCGCGCATGATTGCCATGCTTGGGCGCCTGACTGCAGCGCGCCTTGATCAAGGCAGTGGCCACTTCCAGCCGAGTAATATCGAGATCACCAGCATCGATGTCGGCAATGCGGCGAGCAACATTATCCCGGCGAAGGCCGAGGCGGCGTTCAACATCCGCTTCAACGACAGCCATAATTCCGACAGCCTGATCGCCTGGTTGCGCGAACAGTTCGACGCGGTGGGTGGCGATTATTCGCTTGATATCCATGTCACCGGCGAAGCCTTTCTGACGCCGCCCGGCGAGTTGAGCGCGCTGATATCGGGCGCGGTTGAGACGGCGACGGGACGGGTGCCAGAACTCAGCACGACCGGCGGCACGTCCGATGCGCGCTTCATTAAGGACTATTGCGCGGTGGCCGAATTTGGCTTGATCGGGCGTACCATGCATCAGACGGATGAGCATGTTGAAGTGGCGGCGTTGGATGAGTTGACCGAAATTTATGAGATAATTTTGCGGCGCTACTTTGCTAAAGTAGGTGTGATTTAG
- a CDS encoding microcin C ABC transporter permease YejB — MFAYFIRRILLIIPTLFGIMVINFFIIQVAPGGPVEQVIAELSGTAVDATARISGSQLGETGAVGQTAGAAQGDISSKYRGARGLDPQLIKDLEKQFGFDKPIGERFLLMMERYVQFDFGDSFFQDRSVISLVMDKLPVSISLGLWTTLLAYLISIPLGIAKAVRDGSRFDVWTSGAIFVGYAIPSFLFAVLLVVLFSGGNYFSWFPLRGLVSNDWETYSLGGKILDYLWHLVLPIVALMIGGFATLTMLTKNSFLEEINKQYVITARAKGLGQRRVLYGHVFRNAMLIVVAGFPAAFVGILFTGALLIEIIFSLDGLGLLGYEALVGRDYPIIFGTLFVFTLLGLVVNLIGDMMYVVIDPRIDFERREV, encoded by the coding sequence ATGTTCGCCTATTTCATTCGCCGTATATTGCTCATCATTCCGACGTTGTTCGGAATCATGGTGATCAACTTTTTCATCATCCAGGTTGCGCCGGGCGGGCCGGTCGAGCAGGTCATTGCCGAACTTAGCGGCACCGCTGTCGATGCCACCGCCCGCATATCAGGTTCACAACTGGGTGAGACCGGTGCAGTGGGCCAAACCGCCGGCGCCGCGCAAGGCGATATCTCCAGCAAATATCGCGGCGCGCGCGGTCTCGATCCACAGCTCATCAAAGATTTGGAAAAGCAGTTCGGCTTCGACAAACCGATTGGTGAGCGCTTTCTGTTGATGATGGAGCGCTATGTCCAATTCGATTTTGGCGACAGTTTCTTTCAGGACCGCAGCGTCATTTCGCTGGTCATGGACAAGCTGCCGGTATCGATTTCGCTTGGTCTTTGGACCACGCTGCTCGCCTATCTGATTTCGATTCCGCTCGGCATCGCCAAGGCGGTGCGCGACGGCTCGCGCTTTGACGTGTGGACCAGCGGCGCCATTTTCGTCGGCTATGCGATTCCGAGTTTTCTCTTTGCCGTGTTGCTGGTGGTGCTGTTTTCGGGCGGCAATTATTTCAGTTGGTTTCCTCTGCGCGGTCTTGTTTCCAACGATTGGGAAACCTACTCGCTCGGCGGCAAAATTCTCGATTATCTCTGGCACTTGGTCCTGCCGATTGTTGCTTTGATGATCGGTGGCTTTGCCACGCTGACCATGTTGACCAAGAATTCGTTTCTCGAGGAGATCAATAAACAATATGTCATCACTGCGCGCGCCAAGGGCCTGGGCCAGCGCCGGGTGCTGTATGGCCATGTTTTTCGCAACGCCATGTTGATCGTCGTGGCCGGTTTCCCCGCTGCCTTTGTCGGCATCCTCTTTACCGGCGCGCTGTTGATTGAGATTATTTTCTCACTCGATGGGCTCGGTCTGCTCGGCTATGAGGCGCTGGTCGGGCGGGATTATCCGATCATCTTCGGCACCCTGTTCGTTTTCACCCTGCTCGGGCTGGTGGTCAATTTGATCGGCGACATGATGTATGTGGTGATCGACCCGCGCATCGATTTCGAACGGCGCGAGGTTTAA
- a CDS encoding extracellular solute-binding protein — translation MRWLVALMMGMLLLPAQLAVAAESGGARHGLSLFGDLKYSPGFAHFEYADPTAPKGGAIALATVGTFDNLNPFILKGVEAAGSGLPFDSLLATAQDEPDAAYGLVAESVELAADRSWVRFVLNPLARWHDGTAITADDVVFTFETLMTKGHPTYRILYGDVSGVAKLSEREVEFRLANQENRKLPLLIGGLQIISKAYYAAHEFDKTTLTPPLGSGPYRVDHVDAGRAISYRRVDDYWAKDLPVNIGRHNFDEMRWDYYRDRTIMVEALKAGEFDWHEEFTSKTWMTAYDLPAIDAGVMIKEVLPDNTPSGVQAFFFNTRRDKFKDPRVRHALSYAFDFEWTNKNIFYGQYLRMASYFENSDLAARGLPKGAELALLELYRDRVPEEVFSTEFKPPATDGSGRNRGNLREAGILLGAAGWPLVDGKRVSAASGETLTLEILYFSPTFERVFGPYARNLERLGIAVTMRLVDASQYVKRLEDHDFDVTTRRFVQQLSPGAELLSYFGSAAADQRGTLNSAAIKDPVVDELIAKILAASDRESMKAAARALDRVLLWGHYIVPQWFKGSHGLVYWNKFSRPAILPKYSLSIDTWWFDSEKAQKLTDYRKSVN, via the coding sequence CGCCCGGATTTGCCCATTTTGAATATGCCGATCCAACGGCGCCCAAGGGCGGCGCTATCGCCCTCGCCACTGTCGGCACTTTCGACAATCTCAATCCTTTCATCCTGAAGGGCGTCGAAGCGGCGGGCTCGGGCCTGCCGTTCGATAGTCTGCTCGCCACTGCCCAGGATGAGCCCGACGCGGCGTACGGCCTGGTCGCCGAATCGGTGGAACTCGCGGCGGACCGGTCCTGGGTGCGCTTCGTGTTAAATCCCCTGGCGCGTTGGCATGACGGCACGGCGATCACCGCGGATGATGTGGTGTTCACCTTCGAAACGCTGATGACAAAGGGCCACCCGACCTATCGCATCCTCTATGGCGATGTCTCTGGCGTCGCTAAACTATCTGAACGCGAAGTGGAATTTCGCCTCGCCAATCAAGAGAACCGCAAGCTGCCGCTGCTGATCGGCGGCCTACAAATCATTTCCAAGGCCTATTACGCAGCCCATGAATTCGACAAGACGACGCTGACGCCGCCGCTCGGCAGCGGCCCCTATCGCGTCGATCATGTCGATGCCGGCCGCGCGATCAGCTATCGCCGGGTCGATGATTACTGGGCCAAGGATTTACCGGTCAATATCGGGCGCCATAATTTTGACGAAATGCGCTGGGACTATTACCGCGACCGCACCATCATGGTTGAGGCGCTGAAGGCCGGCGAATTCGACTGGCATGAGGAATTTACCTCCAAGACCTGGATGACCGCCTATGATCTGCCCGCCATCGATGCGGGTGTGATGATCAAGGAAGTGCTGCCCGACAATACGCCGTCCGGCGTGCAGGCGTTCTTTTTCAACACAAGGCGCGACAAGTTTAAGGACCCGCGCGTGCGCCACGCGCTCTCCTATGCCTTCGATTTCGAATGGACCAACAAGAATATTTTCTATGGCCAGTACCTGCGCATGGCGAGCTATTTCGAGAATTCAGATTTGGCGGCGCGCGGGCTTCCAAAAGGCGCTGAACTTGCTTTGCTTGAGCTCTATCGTGATCGCGTGCCCGAGGAAGTTTTCTCCACCGAGTTCAAGCCGCCCGCGACCGACGGCTCGGGCCGCAATCGCGGCAACCTGCGCGAAGCTGGTATTCTGCTTGGTGCCGCGGGCTGGCCGCTGGTTGACGGCAAACGCGTCAGCGCCGCGTCCGGCGAGACGCTGACGCTTGAAATTCTTTATTTCTCACCCACCTTTGAGCGCGTCTTCGGCCCCTATGCGCGCAATTTGGAGCGCCTTGGCATCGCCGTGACGATGCGCCTGGTCGATGCCTCGCAATATGTCAAAAGATTGGAGGATCACGATTTCGATGTCACCACCCGGCGCTTTGTGCAGCAGCTTTCCCCGGGGGCGGAATTGTTGAGCTATTTTGGCTCTGCCGCGGCGGACCAGCGCGGCACGCTCAACTCCGCCGCCATCAAGGACCCGGTGGTGGACGAACTGATTGCCAAAATTCTCGCCGCGTCCGACCGCGAGAGTATGAAGGCCGCCGCGCGGGCGCTGGACAGGGTGTTGCTATGGGGCCATTACATTGTGCCGCAATGGTTCAAGGGATCGCACGGTCTGGTTTACTGGAACAAGTTCAGCCGGCCCGCCATTTTGCCCAAATATTCACTCAGTATCGACACCTGGTGGTTCGATTCAGAGAAAGCGCAAAAATTGACCGACTACCGTAAATCGGTAAATTAA